TAAAAAATatgtagtattttgtaattggttacaaatttcaattgacattaaattttatctagaaaTGTGAGAACctcacttattatgaaacaaaataaaaatacttaaacatcacttaaaatagTACGAAGGGAGTACTATATTTACCCAATATTAAATGAACATCATTATGACATTTTTATTTggtgtattttaaaattttccgtACCTTCATTAATTTTTGTATAGACTAATTAATCAATCGGTGTCTACCAatcataacattttaaaaatattttgacttCATTGTTATCGAAATTAATGTAACTGATTAGATAAAccataaattaccaaaaatatgttggtaagagaaaatattaaacaaaaatagtatTAACACGATGTTTCCTAACGCATTTGTAAGATAATTTATTAATGCACTTAATAACGGTTTTTCTGCCAAATAAACTTTAATAACGGTCCCAGTTCTTCTTGTTTTAGTATTAACACGTTTCCTAACACATTTGtaagatatattattaattcacTTAATAACGGATTTTCCGCCAAATAAACTTCAATAACGGTTCTAATTCTTCTTGTTTTAGTATTAACACGATGTTTTCTAACACATTCATAAAAACGATTATTAATGCATTTAATAATGGGTTATTTCCAAATAAACTTTAATAACGATTCGTTTCCTAACACattcgtaaaataaattattaacggTTTTTGCCGCCAAATAAACTTCAATAACGGTTCCAAttcctcttgtttttttttgtgggaaTTTGAAATGAAGTATTATTCTATAATTTTTCTTATACACCACTTGAAAAATTTGCAATTTCTCAGTCCCTTAGATTTATCTTCAAATAGTAGTATCGATTTTAGTTAGTACTTTCgagttaaaaaagaaaagatatttaTGGGGGCTATAAACCGAAACAATCAAAAGACCTCAGGGACAATTTCTGAACAGTCACGAGAGCGGAGGAACGAACCTAGGGCTTTATTTAAAACACAACAACTgtttcattcttcttctttctccgcAACTCCCCATGGCCTCCTTCCATCATCCACCAATAAGAGAGGAGCAACCTTCACCGTCGATGATTCGACGGAGAGAAGAACTCCCTCCGACTGTAACAACAGAAACCACGATCGTGGGGCCAATTAATCCTCCTCTGTTCCTGAAATCCATCGTCGACTTAACCGCGTTTGCAGCCGCAGTCGACGCCTTCAAACGCCGCTACGACGAACTGCAGAGCCACGTGGATCGCATCGAGACCGCGATCGACTCCGAACTCAAAAGCAACGGCCTCATCAAAATCGAAATCGAAATCGCCGCCGCCGCCTCTTCTCAAttatctcctcctccgccgACGAACGACGGCTCCGGAGAAACAGCCGCCGCGATCGCGTGCCAATCGCCGCCGTCGGAGAACAAGTCCGAAGCGGAGCGATTGTGCGAGTCGATGTCCAGCAAAGAGCTGCGAAGGTACATCCTCGCGAACATCTCCTCGCGAGCCAAGCTGATCGAGGAGATCCCCCCGGCGCTGAAGCTGGCCAAGGACACGGCGAAGTTCGTGCTGGACTGCATCGGGAAGTTCTACTTGCAGGGACGCAAAGCGTTCGCCAACGGCTCTCCCGCGGTCGCCGCGAGGAACGTCTCGCTTCTGGTTCTGGAGTGTTATCTTCTGACGTTCGATCCGGGCGAAGAGAAGAAGCTTTTGGTTAAGGTtgctgatgatgatggtggtggttGTTCTGTTGTTGTGAGAGAGGAGGCCGAGGGGGCTGCTGTTGCGTGGAGGAGGAGGCTGGTTGGTGAAGGAGGGTTGGGTGCTGCGGAGGGTGCGGACGCGAGGGGTTTGCTTCTGTTGGTTGCTTGTTTTGGGGTTCCGGAGAGTTTTAAGAGTGTGGATCTGTTGGATTTGGTTAGGCGGAGTGGTGTTGATGGGATTGATTGTGCTCTTAAACGGTCACCGTTTCTTGTCCCTATTATGTCAGGTAACTTGTTCTTTGTTACGTTACAAAAGGTGGTTTCTTTTGGTG
This sequence is a window from Raphanus sativus cultivar WK10039 unplaced genomic scaffold, ASM80110v3 Scaffold4275, whole genome shotgun sequence. Protein-coding genes within it:
- the LOC108848009 gene encoding protein FRIGIDA, with translation MASFHHPPIREEQPSPSMIRRREELPPTVTTETTIVGPINPPLFLKSIVDLTAFAAAVDAFKRRYDELQSHVDRIETAIDSELKSNGLIKIEIEIAAAASSQLSPPPPTNDGSGETAAAIACQSPPSENKSEAERLCESMSSKELRRYILANISSRAKLIEEIPPALKLAKDTAKFVLDCIGKFYLQGRKAFANGSPAVAARNVSLLVLECYLLTFDPGEEKKLLVKVADDDGGGCSVVVREEAEGAAVAWRRRLVGEGGLGAAEGADARGLLLLVACFGVPESFKSVDLLDLVRRSGVDGIDCALKRSPFLVPIMSGIVDSSMKRGMHIEALEMVYTFGMEDRFSASTILTSFLRMSKESFERAKRKAQAPMAFKKANEKQLAALLSVMKCLEARKLDPVKEVPGWQIKEQMVKLEKDIVQLDKQMEEARSISLMEEAALNQRLYSQQMKRPRLSDMEMPPPTASSSYSPVYRDRSFPSHREGDTDEISALVSSYLGQVSGFPHQSSLMRSPEYMVPPGGLGRSVSAYDHLPPNSYSPVPRQHSPYGQRLPREYSPPVHQMPYGLQRVYRHSPSVERYLALPNHRSPRNLSQDRIGGM